One genomic segment of Sesamum indicum cultivar Zhongzhi No. 13 unplaced genomic scaffold, S_indicum_v1.0 scaffold00118, whole genome shotgun sequence includes these proteins:
- the LOC105178967 gene encoding LOW QUALITY PROTEIN: uncharacterized protein LOC105178967 (The sequence of the model RefSeq protein was modified relative to this genomic sequence to represent the inferred CDS: substituted 1 base at 1 genomic stop codon): protein MAENRDKGIAQASDDNNSGQTMQGGVDAFHMQALVSHFEKLLRKLVEGLHERLDQVENQVAGPRATNQRHAVNPRPQPPIYNEYLEDPSDGEEYEDIRPRRLNRPRDRPRRPREEDGGLGGVKVTIPSFKGKSDPEVYLEWEMRVEQIFSCHNYSESKKVKLAALEFTDYALVWWDQMQKERVRNGERPITTWEEMRATMRRRFVPSYYRRELHNHLQRLTQGSKSVDEYYKEMEIAMIRTNIIEDNEATMARFLHGLNREIADVVEMHHYVELEEMVHQAIKVEQQLKRRGHLRKTSNSSAFGPWKNNPKKDTPTTSRFKQADPKHDDKVATKKVQPEPNSSRNRDIKCFKCQGKGHIASECPNRRTMIFNNHGELETEEEITDKEXSSKEDGDGEYAEEGELLVTRRTLSAQMLEEDNCQRENLFHTRCQVHRKVCSMIIDGGSCCNVASTELVQKLSLPTFKHHRPYKLQWLNECGELKVTKQVKVFFSIGRYKDEVLCDVVPMKACHILLGRPWQFDRQDYEDVFPDEMPPGLPPIRGIEHQIDFIPGASLPNRPAYRTNPEETKEIQRQIQEWMAKGYVKESLSPCAVPVLLVPKKDGTWRMFIFLGFVVSSEGNTVDEEKVKAIQDWPTPTTIGEVRSFHGLASFYRRFVKDFSTMAAPLNELTKKNVPFKWGNAQEKAFQAIKEKLTHAPLLALPDFGKTFEIECDASGIGIGGVLMQGGRPVAYFSEKLSGPTLNYPTYDKELYALVRVLETWQHYLWPKEFVIHSDHEALKYIKSQSKLSRRHAKWVEFIESFPYVIKHKKGKENIVADALSRRHDGFLFRANQLCVPNCSIRSLLLKEAHSGGLMGHFGISKTLGVLSEHFYWAKMRRDVEKFVGKCIVCHKAKSKLNPHGLYMPLPIPSVPWEDISMDFVLGLPRSKRGRDSIFVVVDRFSKMAHFIACHKVDDASNIANLFFQEIVRLHGMPRTIVSDRDAKFLSYFWKTLWGKLGTKLLFSTACHPQTDGQTEVVNRTLSTLFIA, encoded by the exons ATGGCAGAAAATCGAGATAAAGGAATTGCTCAAGCAAGTGATGACAACAACTCGGGACAAACGATGCAAGGTGGGGTCGATGCATTCCATATGCAAGCCTTAGTAAGCCACTTTGAGAAGTTGCTTCGTAAACTAGTAGAAGGACTTCATGAAAGATTGGATCAAGTAGAGAATCAAGTAGCCGGTCCAAGAGCTACAAATCAAAGACATGCTGTAAATCCACGTCCTCaaccccctatttataatgaGTATTTGGAGGATCCAAGCGATGGAGAAGAATATGAGGACATTCGGCCAAGAAGATTGAATCGGCCAAGAGATAGACCGAGACGACCTAGAGAAGAAGACGGTGGCCTAGGAGGAGTTAAGGTCACCATTCCTTCATTTAAAGGAAAGAGTGATCCCGAAGTGTATTTAGAGTGGGAGATGCGTGTCGAGCAAATCTTTTCATGCCACAACTACTCGGAGAGTAAAAAGGTAAAACTCGCAGCCCTTGAGTTTACTGATTATGCTCTTGTTTGGTGGGATCAAATGCAAAAGGAACGGGTTAGGAATGGTGAACGTCCCATCACAACATGGGAAGAGATGAGAGCAACCATGAGGAGAAGGTTCGTTCCATCCTATTATCGTCGTGAGCTTCACAACCATCTCCAACGTCTTACTCAAGGTTCTAAAAGTGTTGATGAGTACTACAAGGAGATGGAGATTGCCATGATTCGAACTAACATTATAGAGGACAATGAAGCAACTATGGCTCGTTTCTTGCATGGGCTCAATCGGGAAATCGCCGATGTTGTGGAGATGCACCACTATGTAGAACTTGAAGAGATGGTACACCAAGCCATCAAGGTGGAACAACAACTCAAGCGAAGAGGACATTTGAGGAAGACTTCTAACTCGTCGGCATTCGGTCCATGGAAGAACAACCCTAAGAAAGACACCCCTACTACATCAAGATTCAAGCAGGCAGATCCTAAACATGATGACAAAGTTGCTACCAAAAAGGTACAGCCTGAACccaattcttcaagaaatcGTGATATAAAGTGTTTCAAGTGCCAAGGAAAAGGACACATAGCAAGTGAGTGTCCTAACCGACGTACAATGATCTTCAACAATCATGGAGAGTTGGAAACCGAGGAAGAAATCACCGACAAAGAGTAATCATCAAAAGAAGATGGTGATGGAGAGTATGCTGAAGAAGGAGAATTGCTTGTTACTAGAAGAACCCTTAGTGCCCAGATGTTGGAGGAAGATAATTGCCAAAGAGAAAACTTGTTCCATACACGCTGTCAAGTTCATAGAAAGGTATGTAGTATGATTATTGATGGTGGAAGTTGTTGCAATGTGGCAAGTACTGAATTGGTTCAAAAATTAAGTCTACCTACTTTCAAGCACCACCGCCCGTACAAGCTTCAATGGTTGAATGAGTGTGGAGAGCTGAAGGTGACCAAGCAAGTAaaggtatttttttcaattggaaGATATAAGGATGAGGTTTTATGTGATGTTGTACCAATGAAAGCATGCCACATACTGTTGGGAAGACCATGGCAGTTTGATAGGCAA GATTATGAAGATGTCTTTCCGGATGAGATGCCACCAGGTTTGCCACCCATTCGAGGGATAGAACATCAAATTGACTTCATTCCGGGAGCATCCTTGCCAAACCGCCCAGCATATCGTACCAATCCCGAAGAAACCAAAGAGATTCAAAGGCAAATCCAAGAATGGATGGCCAAAGGTTATGTGAAGGAGAGCCTTAGTCCTTGTGCAGTTCCGGTGTTGCTCGTACCTAAGAAGGATGGCACATGGCGGATGT TTATTTTCCTTGGTTTTGTTGTAAGTAGTGAAGGAAACACAGTTGACGAAGAAAAGGTCAAAGCTATTCAAGATTGGCCAACCCCCACCACTATTGGAGAAGTGAGGAGCTTTCACGGCCTTGCAAGCTTTTATAGGCGATTTGTGAAGGACTTTAGCACCATGGCAGCCCCATTGAACGAGTTAACCAAGAAAAATGTTCCATTCAAGTGGGGAAACGCACAAGAGAAAGCCTTTCAAGCTATAAAAGAGAAGCTTACCCATGCACCTTTGCTAGCCCTTCCCGACTTTGGTAAgacttttgaaattgaatgtgATGCAAGTGGGATTGGCATAGGAGGAGTTCTTATGCAAGGAGGTAGGCCGGTTGCATATTTTAGTGAGAAATTAAGTGGGCCAACACTTAACTACCCTACATATGACAAGGAGCTTTATGCATTGGTTAGAGTATTGGAAACTTGGCAACATTATTTGTGGCCAAAAGAGTTTGTAATACATTCTGATCATGAAGCACTCAAGTATATTAAAAGTCAAAGCAAGCTTAGCCGTCGACATGCAAAGTGGGTAGAGTTTATTGAGTCATTTCCATATGTGATCAAGCACAAGAAAGGTAAGGAGAACATTGTTGCTGATGCACTTTCAAGAAg GCatgatggatttttatttcGAGCCAACCAGCTTTGTGTTCCTAATTGTTCTATTCGTTCATTATTGTTAAAGGAAGCACATTCTGGGGGTTTGATGGGTCACTTTGGTATTTCTAAAACTTTGGGAGTCTTGAGCGAACACTTTTATTGGGCAAAGATGCGTAGAGATGTTGAAAAGTTTGTGGGAAAATGCATAGTTTGTCATAAGGCAAAGTCAAAGCTTAATCCCCATGGATTGTACATGCCCCTCCCTATTCCTAGTGTACCTTGGGAAGATATTTCAATGGACTTTGTTTTGGGATTACCTAGGTCTAAGAGGGGGAGagattctatttttgttgttgtagaCAGGTTTTCCAAAATGGCACACTTTATAGCATGCCATAAAGTTGATGATGCCTCTAATATTGCTAatcttttctttcaggaaATTGTGAGGCTTCATGGTATGCCAAGGACTATAGTGTCCGATCGAGATGCCAAGTTCCTTAGCTACTTTTGGAAAACTTTGTGGGGCAAGCTTGGAACTAAGTTGCTTTTCTCTACTGCTTGCCATCCACAAACCGATGGGCAAACTGAGGTGGTCAATAGGACACTTTCGACATTGTTTATAGCATAG